GCCTGTGCACTGAATAACTATGAGTTTGTATTTATCCATTTTATGAACACtgagaatttaaagaaaagattcaGGATACatatagcaaaaaaaccccacatagaAACCAActgtttttcaggaaagaaaaaaaaatcagacaacCCGGTGATCCTTTCTAAATATAATCTTCTATACAATCGTAATAATTGAACGGCGATGTCAAAGTACACCGGACTCATGTtatcactgtttttttcctggcgGTTGACATTTTGCCTTGACACCGTCACTGTTGACACACATTTTCCCTGCCCGTCACCCTCGCGGGGTTTCGGACCGGCCTCACCCAGGGCAAAGGCCTCGCAGCGCGGCGCCGCCCGCTgcccccgctccgctcccgcagccccggccctcagcagctcccgctcccgcagccccggccctcagcagctcccgctcccgcagccccggccctcAGCAGCTCCCGCACAGCCATGATGGGGGCGGAAGCGGAAGTCAGCTAGGCAGTGGGTAACGCACTCGCGCCCCGGAAGTGGGGCGGTTCCTTCCCGGAAGGAGCCGCCAGCACTGCGTTGGCCCCGCCTCGCCGGGCCGCCATCTTGGCTGGGAGCCGCGGTCGCGCCGCAGCGGGGAGGCGTGGGGGTCGCGGCCCTGCCTGTTTTCTGCTGCGGcgctccttttctttctttctcctttccttccttcctcccgCCTTCCCTCACTCGCTTGGCCTCCGGCTGCAGGCAGGTGGGGCGTCCCGGCGGTGGAGGGGCCTGCTCTAGCAGGGAGAGGTGAGTGGGGCCTGGGCCGGTGGGGCGAGCCCGTGAGGGGGAGCTCAGGCAGCGGGGGGGGCTCCAGTGGCTGCCGTCTCCCTTCCCCTGTCTTCTCCTTCCCCGACCGGGTGGGGCCCGGGCCGGGCAGCCCGTTTGCTGTAGGTCCTCAGCTCCCCGGTTGTTCTCTTGCTCCTTCTCCGTCTCTCCCGCTCGCTGCCTGCCTCCTCAGCCATGGAGCGGCCaccggcggggccgggctcaCGGCTCCCCGCCGAAGGAGGCGCTGACTGGGCACCACCTCGGGCACGGCTGCCTGCTCCCcgcggcggtggcggggggccGGCGGTGCCCTTGGGTTAGTCCCCTGACCCGCCCCGCCGGGCTGGGAGCATCGCGCGGCTGATGCTTGGCTGTCTAAAGAATGGCGGGTTGCTTGCTTCCGTGCTTCTGGTAAATTGTATTGTCGTGATGGGAAAATCAGTTTGCGGTCGTAGCTTCTTGTAAATGTTCATTGTCTGCGTTTAACATACAAATGTTCTTTCCGATGAGGCTTTGAGGGGGTGTTAAAATCCCAATAACTAAATGCTGTGAAGtgtttcagtgtatttttgCTGTCCGTAGTGAGGGGCGCTATTGCAAGACTTCAGAACAAATAATAGTCTTAAATCAAAAAGATAAGATTTAATCCACGTTTGAAAATCAAACCTGACTTCTCTAGAGAAAAATTCTTAATCTTACGATTTCAGGAGGTTTGACTTAAAAACGTGTGACTTCCTTCAAGAAAAAATGTCTCAAACAATAACTTATAGTAATCCTGACAAAGGCCGGCTTCAGTGCGTTTGAGTAGGGTTTGAATGTTTGACCACGTACAACTGTTgcttaaatattctttctttacGAAATTGTACTTGACTATCTGTTCGAGTAAAGGAATAGAAAGGGTTGCAGGCCTTTAACATACTTCTTGTGTCAAATGCTGCTGTTCTATTGTAAGCATTGCCTTATCTCTTCATACAAGCTGTTTGTAAAATCTTTCCTTTATGTTCTTACTTGAATATCCACATAGAAAGCTAAATAACTTGCTAAATTTCTTGGGGGGGGGAAATCGAGTTAAATAGCCGTTGTTAATTGGTATATGTTCTGTAGGGGCATTGTAAGGGCTAATGCTTTCTTTGTCTTGTAAGCAGCATGGAATTTCCTTTCTTCACACTGACTTATCTTATTTTGGATGAGGTCTTTGTTTAGTTGGAAGAGAATAATCTGGCTCAGAAGTTCCCTTCTGTAAATTCAGCGGACTCTTAAGCAGGCAGCAGATTTAAAGTCCTTCACCTCGAAGTCAGTAATACAGttattgtgggttttgtttgctgtttgtttcaaaTAACTGGATGTGTAGAAacaacaaataatttaaatcgTGGTCAAATGtacataataaatatttaaactgaatAGGGAAGTTAATTACTCGAAACGACTAAGCCCTTTAATACAGTGTCCTAATGATATGTGTTCAGACTAAACACAGGACTGGTTATTAAGCGTTCAAGTAGGTTCTATAGTGCAGCATATTTCCATGATAGCAATTCACTGTGATATTTAAACAGCAGTGTTCCGGAAGGAGTATTTTCCCATTTTGGCAATATATTAGAGTGTCTTGGGAGTGTGTTGGTTAAGATTTTGCATGGTTCTTGCCACTTAAGTTATggtaatttaatttatatttgaaaaaatactcTGTAAAGTAGATCTTGCAAAAATCTGGAGCTGTTCAATGTAGCATAGTATCTCTGTGTCTACTGAGattgtgtttatattttttaaaaaaaactagaTGAGCAACAACAGTAATAAGAGAGCACCAACAACAGCAACACAGAGACTTAAACAAGACTACCTTCGAATTAAGAAAGATCCAGTGCCTTATATCTGTGCAGAGCCCCTCCCGTCTAATATCCTTGAATGGTAAGAATTAGAATGAACTGTTCATGCACTTGTGGAGAGAACAAGATTTTCCAGGTCATCAAGCCTGACTCCCTCACTCCTACAGATTGTGTGGGTATCTTGGTTTTGGGAGGTGGAGTATGAAACTTTTGCTGAAGTGATACTGATCTTCATTTTTCTAGAGAAATTGATGCCTGACTGTGTGATGGCTTTCATACTgattacatttctttctttgtcctaGGCACTATGTTGTACGGGGACCTGAAAAGACTCCCTATGAAGGTAAAAGTTAGCATGTAGCAAAAGTGTGCATGTACTTTATGTTGTGATTAGCATGCCTGAGTAATTGCATGCCTGTTTGGGCAAAATATAACTACTGTAAACAGCTCTAAAAACTGTTAGTGCAGTTTCAGACCTGTCTGTGACTTGTGTGATAGCTTGTTAAAAAGAGGTAGTGGTCCTGTGGTCTGTTagtgatttttctgttattaaGGATTCTAACAAAACCACATATAGGTGAAACTGAAGACAGATGACTTCTCTTTAAGTAATTGCTAAAGGTTGTGGAGCAGATAACTCACTTTAGATAGTATGTGACATAGAAtttcaaaaaaatcccattttgttACCACATAGATATTCTCAGTGACCTGGGACACATTCTTTTTATGATTTCCTCTGGAGAAAGTGAGGGATGTAAAAGCCTTATTAATTTGTTGTAGTCGCAGATTTCACAATGCCTTCTTGAGCCTCTCACAAAATGCTTTTTGGGATCGGATTCTTCATAGGACTGTAGTTGCAGTTACCTGTGTTTCTGGAAAACCAACCGATTGGTAttcttttaaatacactttGGCTGGTTTTCCTTAAATTTATTATGGACTTGGCAACAGAAAGTACTGTTTGTAATACGTGTGTGAGAGAACTGTCTCCAAAGTAAATCTGCTGCAGGTGTGGATCCTTATTCCTGTGTTTTAGAGGCACAAGATGATGTGCTCGACCTCTTTAGTGTGAGGGGGAGAAGGAGACAAAGGGTTTTATTTGGCCCATTTTGAGTAGCAGCTTAGAACTTCATCTTCATGCAAAATAAGTAATTCATCTCTTTATGTAATGCAGGTGGCTATTATCATGGGAAACTAATATTCCCCAGAGAATTTCCTTTTAAACCTCCTAGTATTTATATGATTACACCTAATGGAAGGTTTAAGTGTAATACAAGGTAAGGATTTTCTTCTAACACTTAAGCAATTAACACTATTTTAGCAATGTGTATAATGTGTAATGATTTTAATGGCAAAGGTAAAACACACTGCCTGTCTTATCCTTTTGAAGGTTGTGTCTTTCAATCACTGATTTCCACCCGGATACCTGGAATCCAGCTTGGTCAGTCTCGACGATCTTGACGGGCCTTCTTAGTTTTATGGTGGAAAAGGGCCCCACACTGGGCAGCATAGAGACGTCAGAGTTCGCAGTAAGCTCCAGACTGTGTGATGTAACTTTTGTCAGCTTAGGGAATGTTGAACGTGACCTCAAAGTTAAAACAGCAGTAGCAGCTGGCGTTTTGATTTCTTAGAGAACTTAAACTTCCTTTTAGTAAACAGTATGGTTAGgactttctttctccttccttcctttccttccttcctcttgaAGAGTCTGCCAAGCAGGCGCACTAGTACAGAACACTAATCCCATAAGATGAAGAATTGAAAACATAACTTATATCTAGAAATGCCTGTTGTAGTGAGTAATATTCACAAGTAGGAAGCTGTAAATGTTAGAAACTAGTTTGGTAGTGGTGTGCGCTATTCTTGTGGGAAA
This genomic stretch from Phalacrocorax carbo chromosome 20, bPhaCar2.1, whole genome shotgun sequence harbors:
- the UBE2J2 gene encoding ubiquitin-conjugating enzyme E2 J2, whose amino-acid sequence is MSNNSNKRAPTTATQRLKQDYLRIKKDPVPYICAEPLPSNILEWHYVVRGPEKTPYEGGYYHGKLIFPREFPFKPPSIYMITPNGRFKCNTRLCLSITDFHPDTWNPAWSVSTILTGLLSFMVEKGPTLGSIETSEFAKRQLAAQSLAFNLKDKVFCELFPEVVEEIKQKQKAQEELSNRPPSLPLPDVVPDGEAHYGQNGIPLLNGHVPLAPANHPGLQQANRNHGLLGGALANLFVIVGFAAFAYTVKYVLRSIAQE